Genomic segment of Kibdelosporangium phytohabitans:
GAGGTGTTTCGGGCTCACCGGTGCCGACGAGAGGAAGTCGGCGCACACCTTGCGTAAGGTCGCGAGGGGACCGGCCAGCACATCGGCCAGGTCGGTACGGCTCAGCTCCAGGCGCACGTCGTCACCCTGCAGGCTCACCATGTCGTAGGTCGCGTGTTCCTGGGCGGACAGGTCGATCTTGAGGCTTTCCGCGGCGATCGCGAGCCGCCGGCGCACCGATCCCGCCTTCGGGACCGTGATCCCTTGCCGCGCGAACCGATCCGTCAGCGCCTGGGTGATGGCCGCGTCCAGATCCCGGCCGCCGAACCGGTTGTCGCCGCCGACGGCGAGCACGTCGTAGACCTCGTCGCCGACTTCCACCAGGCTGATGTCGAGCGTTCCCGCGCCCAGGTCGACCACCGCGATCGTGTCGCCGAGCCGTCGTTCGCGGGCAGCGGTGATGCAGGCGGCCGTGGGTTCGTGGATGAGACGAACCAGGTCGACTCCCGCGATCCGGCAGGCCGAGTGCGTCGCTGCTTTCTGGTTGTTCCGGAAGTAGGCGGGAATCGTCACGACCACCTGTGGCCGGTCCAGCCGCAGGTCGTGGTTGCGTTCAGTCCAGGACAGCCAGTCCTCCCGCACCAGACCGAGTTCGGCCCGCGCCAGTTGCGCGACGCGTTCCCGCACCTGCCCGGCCAGGAAGGTCTCCACCAGTCCGCGGGCGTGCCGGATCAGCCGGGCGGCGACCTCTTCCGGCCGGTACGAGCGATCCCGGATCTTGTAGACGGTCTTGCGGCCCATCGCCCGTTTCGCCGCGTCGATGTGACCGACCAGCCACGGCGCGAGAGTCTCCTCGCCGCTGAGGCCGACCAGTTCGTCACCGTGCCGGTCCAGGCTCACCGTCGACGCGAAATGGATGCTGCCTTTCCACGGGCAGAACACAGGTTGCCTGGTCTGCGAGTCGTAGATGGCCGCGGCGCACGTGGTCGTGCCGAGGTCGAACCCCCAGATCGCACTGAAGCGCTTGTCGATCTCGGCACGGGCACGGCCGACCCACCCCTGCGCCCGTTCCTCGAAGCTGCGGCGATCCCGGGCACCCAAGGCGTTGAGCGCGCCGCTGACCTCGGTGACCAGATGCGGCGGTACGAGACCGTCGTCGGACAGTTGGCTCAAGGTCGACGCTGCCAGTGAACTCGAACCGTGTGCTTCGACGGCCACCAGACAGTGGCGCACGAGTTCGCTGTACCCACCAGTGCGGCGCAGGCACTCCGCGAGACGCGCGTCTTCCGCGGCTTCGTCGCCGAGCAGTTCGACCAAGCACCGCGCGGCTTCGGCGTGCTCACCGGCTCGCATGAACAGCGGAACGGCTCGTTCACGTTGCCCGATCCGGGTGTACAGCCGTGCGGCACCGGGGAGGTCCCCGCCGACCTCGCATGCCGCAGCGCGGGCGGCCAGCCCTTCGGCCGAGTTGTCGTCCCGCAGTACCCGGACGGCTTCGCCGAACTGCTCGGCCTGGACGAACAACCGGTTCGCCCGGAAGTACTCGCCGCCGTCCTCCGCGCGCCGCGCAGCCGTGTCGAGTTCACCGGCGGCCTCTTCGAACCTGCTCCACAGCCGGTACACGGCCTGCGGTCCGGCACTGCCGGGCTCGGCGACTCGCTCCGCCCAGAGGCGCCGGGTCGCGCCGAGCAGCGTGGCGCGCAGGTCGGCCATCTCCGCACGGCGACGTGTGAGCGCTTCGCCCTCGTCCGAAGCGCGAGCCAGGTGCGTGATCACTTCCTGGGTCAGGCGAGCCGCTTCGACGAACTCCTCCTGCTCCACCAGTTGGTGGATCCCAGGCTCGCACAGGTCTGCCAAGCGGATGGCCAGCGCGCCGCGGACCTTCACGTCGGCCGGTTCGTGGGCCAAACCCGCGCGTACGTCCTCGATCTGGGTGCTCAGCAGGCAGCACGCCAACGCACGGTCGACCTGTGCAGGTGTGCCGGCAAGGCGGACAGCGGCAGCGCCACGGCCGAGGAAACAGTGCACCTCGAACAGGCCGGGCTGAAGCTCGGTGGGGAGCCGGTCGAAGAACAACCGCCACATCCGGTCGTCCTGCTCGAACGAACTCCGCTCGACGTACCGGCTCAGCACACGTGTCACGGTGTCGGCGGTAAGCAGGCCCTGCCCGTGCCAGCGGTGGAAGTTGGCGACGATCTGGTTGGCGTCCCCGCCGAGGTGCTCCGTGATCCTGTCCCGTACCCGAATCTGCAGAGCGGGCAGCCCCGCACGTGTGGCCACGTCGAACAACACGGGCGACGCCGAGTCAGCCGACGACTCCGCCAGCCAGGGCTCGTCGGCTGTGGTGAACGGATACCGTTCCGACGGGATCCGCGCGTCGTACGTCCGGAACAAGGTCTCCGCTTGCGCGCTGTCCACACGCAACGCCACCCGCAGCGCCTGGCCGTACTGCCGGACGGCTTTGTCCGACGCAGCACCTGGTGTCTCGGCGAAAGCCGTGGCCAGCTGTTCGGCCATCCGCGACAGCCGCCGGTCCGCGCCACCGGCGATCCGGTCGCGAACCCGGTCGGTCCACCTCTGGTTCATCTGTGACTGGCCAATCGTCCGTGTGGTCGGCGGAGGCTAGGCGGGCGCGCCCGGGAGGGCTCCCGGTGGCACTTGGAACGCTTGGATCATGAGCGCGGCGAGGCGCCGGGACGCCGCGATCCGCGCTCCCGGCGTCCTCGCGCGGATGCCGTCGCTGGCCATGATCATCGGGATCAGGTCGTCGAGGACGACATCGGGCCGCAGACGGCCGGTGTCCTTGGCACGGCGGATCAACTCGGCCGCGGAGGTCAGCGAGCACGCACGGATGGCGGCGAAGTCCATCGCACGCGGGTAGGCGGACTTGACGGCCGCGGTGAAGCCGTGGTCGCGCACTCGCAGTTCGCAGAGCCTCTCGGCAGCGACGCGGAAGCCGCGCCAGGGATCGGGGTCGACGAGCCCGTCGTCCACGGCGGATCGCCATGCTCGCACGTGGCCGGTGTACGCCTCGGCGACCAGCATCTGTTTCGTCGGGAAGTGGCGGTAGACGGTCGCCGGCCCGACCTCGGCGCGCCGGGCGATCTCCCGGACCGGGACGTCCAAACCGCCGGTGCGGAACACCGCACCGGCCGCGTCGAGGATGCGGTCACGGCTGTCCCGGGCATCGGAACGCGAGGTGTGAGGCAAACGAGCGGTCACCGCTCTCACCTCAGACAGGTCACGGGCAGTGGACGTTACGGTCCACCGGTCGGTCCAGGTCGAACGGAATGCGGAGACACAGTGGGAGACATGGCTTCCAGCAGATACGAGGGAGACACCTGGGACCTCGCGTCCAGCGTCGGCGCGACCGCCACCATGGCCGCGGCGGCCAGAGCGATGGCGACCCGCGAGGATCGTTCGCTCATCGACGACCCGTTCGCCGAACCGCTCGTCCGGGCGGTCGGCGTCGACCTGTTCACCCGCCTGGCGACCGGCGAAGCGTCGCTCGAGCACGGCTGGATCGACATAGCCGAGACAAGGACCACGTTCTACGACGAGTTCTTCCTCGACGCGGCGAACGCGGGCATCACGCAGGCCGTCATCCTGGCCTCAGGGCTGGATTCCCGCGCCTACCGGCTGCCGTGGCCAGCCGGGACCGTGGTCTACGAGGTCGACCAGCCGCAGGTGATGGAGTTCAAGACACGCACACTGAGCGACTTGGGCGCTGTGCCCACCGCCGACCGCCGGGTGGCCGCGGCCGACCTGCGTGACGATTGGCCCGCTGCACTGCGCACCGCCGGATTCGACCCAGCTGAGCCGACCGTGTGGAGCGCCGAAGGCCTGCTGGGCTACCTGCCGCCCGAGGCGCAGGACCGCCTGCTCGACACCATCACCGGACTCAGCGCGCCGGAAAGCCGTGTGGCCACCGAGAACATTCCCAACCCGCGACCGGGCGACGAGGACAGGACAAAGGAACACCTGCACCGCATCTCCGAGCGTTGGCGCGCGCACAGCTTCGACATAGACATGGCGAGGCTGCGGTACTTCGGTGAACGCAACGAAGCGGCTCCGTACCTGACGGGTCTCGGGTGGTCGCTGAACGCGATCAGCGTCCGAGACCTGTTGGCCGCCAACCTCCTCCCACCCGTCGAGGACGACGACCTGCGCATGGGCGACGTGCTCTACGTCAAAGGTGTCCTCGACGCGGCGCCTGGATGACCGCGGCCACCGGATGTCGGGTAGATTTTCGCAGGTGGGTGGCGTAGACACGGCTGGCGGCCAGGCTGGGGCGCTGATCGGGCGTGACCGCCAGGCGGGGCTGCTCGGTGACGCGATCACCAGGACTCTCGACAGCCACGGCGGACTGGTGCTGGTCACCGGGGAACCGGGGATCGGCAAGACCACCTTGGTCACCAACGCCGCCGCGCTCGCCTCCCGCGCGGGTGCCGTGGTCGTCGGTGGGTCCTGTTGGGAGGGTGCGGGCGCACCCGGTTACTGGCCGTGGGTTCAGGTCGTGCGGACGCTGCGGCGCGGGATGTCTCCGGCGGAGTGGGCCGAGGCGAGCGCGGCCGTGGGGCCGGCGCTGCGCGTGCTGCTCGGCGAGGCCCGCGCGGAGGAGACTGAGGAGTTCGAGCTCTACGACGCGGTGACCACGCTGCTGGTCACAGTGTCCCGCGACCGCCCGGTGGTGGTGGCGTTGGAGGACCTGCACTGGGCCGACCCCGCCTCGGTGCGGCTCCTGGCCTTCGTGGTGCAGCACACCTGGTTCGAACGGCTGCTTGTCGTGGCCACCTACCGTGACGCCGAGATGGCTGAGCTCGAACCGGCGATGGCGCCGCTGCTGCCGAAGGCGACCTCGCTCGCGCTCACCGGCATGGACACGGCCGGGGTGGCCGCGCTGATCGCCCGCACGACCGGTGCCGAACCCGAACCGGACCTCGTGGCTGAGATCGACCGCCGGTCCGGCGGCAACCCGTTCTTCGTCGAGCAGCTCGCCCGGCTTTGGCAGGGCGGCACGTCCATCACCGCCATGGCCCCCGGTGTCGACGCGGTCATCGCCCGGCGGCTCGGCCGGTTGCCTGAGGCCGTCACGGACCTGCTCACCACGGCTGCCGTACTGGGCCGCGAGTTCGCCGCCGACCTGCTCACGGCCTGCGTGGACCTGGAAATCCCGCAGGTGACCGGATTGCTCACGCAAGCTGCGTCGGCGCGGCTGATCGCGCCCGCGGCCGACGGCCGGTTCACGTTCATCCACGACCTGGTCCGGGAATCGCTGTCCGCGGCCGCTGAACCGGACGACCTCCGCGCACGGCACGCGGCGGTCGTGCACGCGGCGGCCGGCACCCCGATGCTGCCCGCCGAACGTGCGAGGCACGCCTATCTGGCGGTGCCGCACGTGGCCCCAGCGGTCGCGGTCGAGCACCTGCTCGCCGCGGCGCGCGACGCGAACCACCGGCTGGCGACCGAAGAAGAGACCGCGCACTACCGGCGTGCGCTTGACCTGGTCAAGGATCAGCCGAAGCGGTGGGTGGAGATCGCGGTCGAACTCGGCACGGCACGCTACCTGGCCGGGGACGCCGCCGAGGGCCGCCGGTTCTACACCGACGCCATCGCCCTCGCCCGTGACCGGGACGCCCCGGACCTGCTCGCCCTGATCGCCATGTCGCTGATGAACGTGCGCGGGATGGACGGCGTGGAAGGGATGCTCGGCGAAGTGGTGCACGAGGCGCACCGCGACCTGGTCACCGGCGACACCACGCCGTCGCTCGACGACGCCGCGCGGGAGCTGATCGATCACGCCGTCGAATCGGCGAGGCGGGACAACGACTACGACACGCTCAAAGCCAGCCTGCAGTCGCAGCTGGCCGCCTTCTGGGAGCTGGGCACGGCCGAGTCACGCCTGCGGCTCACCGAAGAGATGACCGCGCTCGCCCGTGACGCGGGGGACCGGGAACTGGAACTGCAGGCGGCGTCGTGGCGGATCGGCGCGCTGCTGGAACTCGGCGACCCGGGGTACCTCGCGGAACACTGGTCCTTCGTGGCCATGGCGGAGGACGGCGACGAGCCCCTGTTCCGCCACGAGGCGCTGGTGAGCAATTGCCTGGTCGCGACCGTGACCGGGCGGTTCGACGACGCCCGCGCCTACGCCGATGCCGCCCACGAGCTCGGCGAGCAGCCCCACCTGCCCCGCATGGACCTGCGTGACATCCAGCTCTGGTCCGTGGAACTGCTCCAGGGCCGCTCGGACCGCGTGGACGAACTGCTCGACGCGATGCGCACCGCCGACCGGCTCCAGTACCGC
This window contains:
- a CDS encoding Hsp70 family protein — encoded protein: MNQRWTDRVRDRIAGGADRRLSRMAEQLATAFAETPGAASDKAVRQYGQALRVALRVDSAQAETLFRTYDARIPSERYPFTTADEPWLAESSADSASPVLFDVATRAGLPALQIRVRDRITEHLGGDANQIVANFHRWHGQGLLTADTVTRVLSRYVERSSFEQDDRMWRLFFDRLPTELQPGLFEVHCFLGRGAAAVRLAGTPAQVDRALACCLLSTQIEDVRAGLAHEPADVKVRGALAIRLADLCEPGIHQLVEQEEFVEAARLTQEVITHLARASDEGEALTRRRAEMADLRATLLGATRRLWAERVAEPGSAGPQAVYRLWSRFEEAAGELDTAARRAEDGGEYFRANRLFVQAEQFGEAVRVLRDDNSAEGLAARAAACEVGGDLPGAARLYTRIGQRERAVPLFMRAGEHAEAARCLVELLGDEAAEDARLAECLRRTGGYSELVRHCLVAVEAHGSSSLAASTLSQLSDDGLVPPHLVTEVSGALNALGARDRRSFEERAQGWVGRARAEIDKRFSAIWGFDLGTTTCAAAIYDSQTRQPVFCPWKGSIHFASTVSLDRHGDELVGLSGEETLAPWLVGHIDAAKRAMGRKTVYKIRDRSYRPEEVAARLIRHARGLVETFLAGQVRERVAQLARAELGLVREDWLSWTERNHDLRLDRPQVVVTIPAYFRNNQKAATHSACRIAGVDLVRLIHEPTAACITAARERRLGDTIAVVDLGAGTLDISLVEVGDEVYDVLAVGGDNRFGGRDLDAAITQALTDRFARQGITVPKAGSVRRRLAIAAESLKIDLSAQEHATYDMVSLQGDDVRLELSRTDLADVLAGPLATLRKVCADFLSSAPVSPKHLVLVGRPMLSPLVRETVEQAVGVTRTVVSDPRTAVAAGAALLGAMRDGSLDDVLLLDVTPLALGIRIVDEHDKDHLSELIPGNSKIPTARSDVYTTREDNQSVVRIEIFNGSLDQESKIGQFELTGIPPAEKGVPKIEVTFEIDANCMLSVTAKDKATGKSNSIRVADTTLLSPAEISDLTRRYELQREEERRQRDLADARERLRGLAVSTMDDDSAAAWQEFRHRQATHRPSPGTEDAETRHLLVEMFREAGQTELDLDLARRAVRDVALAALDHLDQPAGDSAETTRLADELRAATGRLHRLTTTVARWNAVLVRLAMNEPDPLLRFRGHCAAGDYRQALAALAEIPAPPTDPDDIRRHARCLAEVGDAEGYRALRSVQANRPGDAPAGLVRILAEDAAQAGVGFLIDERLVVTSRSSIPDDPSPVLIDTGTDGTRAVQRVYLPESADNDMAVLRLAKPVSAAVLPLGYPKLVHLGDQLWVPRPTGGSTWTHEVGLVNRIGSVASSGLRLFITSLRIPPSCAGAPVLDDLGEVVGIVTVADNDTCVLSLDALDPVLADAGFDR
- a CDS encoding SAM-dependent methyltransferase, whose product is MASSRYEGDTWDLASSVGATATMAAAARAMATREDRSLIDDPFAEPLVRAVGVDLFTRLATGEASLEHGWIDIAETRTTFYDEFFLDAANAGITQAVILASGLDSRAYRLPWPAGTVVYEVDQPQVMEFKTRTLSDLGAVPTADRRVAAADLRDDWPAALRTAGFDPAEPTVWSAEGLLGYLPPEAQDRLLDTITGLSAPESRVATENIPNPRPGDEDRTKEHLHRISERWRAHSFDIDMARLRYFGERNEAAPYLTGLGWSLNAISVRDLLAANLLPPVEDDDLRMGDVLYVKGVLDAAPG
- a CDS encoding TetR/AcrR family transcriptional regulator, encoding MTARLPHTSRSDARDSRDRILDAAGAVFRTGGLDVPVREIARRAEVGPATVYRHFPTKQMLVAEAYTGHVRAWRSAVDDGLVDPDPWRGFRVAAERLCELRVRDHGFTAAVKSAYPRAMDFAAIRACSLTSAAELIRRAKDTGRLRPDVVLDDLIPMIMASDGIRARTPGARIAASRRLAALMIQAFQVPPGALPGAPA
- a CDS encoding ATP-binding protein, with protein sequence MGGVDTAGGQAGALIGRDRQAGLLGDAITRTLDSHGGLVLVTGEPGIGKTTLVTNAAALASRAGAVVVGGSCWEGAGAPGYWPWVQVVRTLRRGMSPAEWAEASAAVGPALRVLLGEARAEETEEFELYDAVTTLLVTVSRDRPVVVALEDLHWADPASVRLLAFVVQHTWFERLLVVATYRDAEMAELEPAMAPLLPKATSLALTGMDTAGVAALIARTTGAEPEPDLVAEIDRRSGGNPFFVEQLARLWQGGTSITAMAPGVDAVIARRLGRLPEAVTDLLTTAAVLGREFAADLLTACVDLEIPQVTGLLTQAASARLIAPAADGRFTFIHDLVRESLSAAAEPDDLRARHAAVVHAAAGTPMLPAERARHAYLAVPHVAPAVAVEHLLAAARDANHRLATEEETAHYRRALDLVKDQPKRWVEIAVELGTARYLAGDAAEGRRFYTDAIALARDRDAPDLLALIAMSLMNVRGMDGVEGMLGEVVHEAHRDLVTGDTTPSLDDAARELIDHAVESARRDNDYDTLKASLQSQLAAFWELGTAESRLRLTEEMTALARDAGDRELELQAASWRIGALLELGDPGYLAEHWSFVAMAEDGDEPLFRHEALVSNCLVATVTGRFDDARAYADAAHELGEQPHLPRMDLRDIQLWSVELLQGRSDRVDELLDAMRTADRLQYRLLRAVATAHRGSDPGVLADLAEATPTSSKKGRFLRWFEPLLLRYHAQAAALSGDPARCAAARAAIAPHIDLWAVTATLIVDGPMVLWAAVLDAAQERWDEAIAGFTAACESAERLRARPWVVEARFRLATTLLARSGPGDADAAAALFDEVAAEAADLGMAHFTTRPAVAVRDAPANVFRVDSGVWTLGFAGRTVHLPDAKGLRDLHVLIGAPGTDIPAVRLLSPEGGEVVVAARGLGGDAVLDDQARAAYQRRLADLDEEIDRAAARGADRRAAELDRERHALIEQLRGAVGLGGRSRRLGDEAERARKAVTNRIRDTLQRLAKRHPELAAHLRASVTTGAHCRYRPDEPVAWSR